Below is a genomic region from Balaenoptera acutorostrata chromosome 9, mBalAcu1.1, whole genome shotgun sequence.
TAGACTTGGTGCCCAGGGAAAGGGAAGTCCTGAATGAAATGGTCCTGGAATAACCAGAGAATGGCTTACCTTTAGCTATTACTACTTTAACACAAGAACACTTGAGGGAAACTGCCACTCTGAGTGGAAAATTAAACGTAGTGTGGAAGATTGTGTTGAAGGAGTAAGAATGGGAATTTCATATTTGATACATTTTGGAGATCTCAAAATGAGCCATTTTTCTGCGAGGGTGAAAATTAAAAGTAACATAATTATTTAAAGGAGAATAATAGAGTTGGAGattttccaaataaagaaaacttaTTTGATTGGGGAGGTAAGGAAGTGGTGAAATAGGGTCAAATTCACCTGGAATAGCTTAGATCaattcccccaccctcctcccacttCCTGTGGGAGCAGCAACTGGATGCTTAATGAAAAGCCAGCAGCTTTAGGGAAATCAGGTAACAGtaatttcttacagtttttcaaACGCAGTTTAAATCCATGGAATGACTTATTTGGAGCCTAAAGTTCTCACTCTTCAAATTCTGTGATGAGTTACCTTTaggatattatttaaaatttaaaaaactaggtTTTGAGATATGCAAAATTATTTGCTTTCTAGAAAccgaaagaaaaaatactttttatcaaCCTATGTCAGTGGAAAAggatcccagctccccagtcAGCCACTCATCCAGTACCTCTAAGTGTTGGCAGACCAGAAGATATGTCTGAGACATCAGGTACATAGAACTATGGGAgagaaagcacattttaaaaattttgggggAAATAAGCAAGAACCAGATTTTCCTTGGTAAAAggcattacatattttatttggtCATAATATACTTAATGACTGATAAGTATACCTTTATGAAAATTGAATACTGTTTACTTTTCTAATAATATGAGCTATTTTTAACCCATATAAAATGTCAAGAAATGCTCTAATTGGAATTTTGTGTATATAGCACCATTGTGATTGTCTCTGAAAATATAGGAATAGAATTTATACTTTTCCAGCTTTATCAGGGTATGGCTTAATATATTACCTGATGATATCATTAGTGAAACAAATCATTTTCATTTCACACCCTCTGAATTACACACACAGATGTTTACACAGTCATTGATGTTGCCTACCATCCTGATGTTCTCCAGGCAGCAGAAAAAGACCAAGTGAAAAAAGATCAACTAATACGGATGGCCATGAAATGCATTGAGGAAAAACTCCAATTCACTCTCTCAAACTCTTACCATGTTACCAAATTTAGAATAAAAGGACGTGTTCACAGAATGAAACAAAATCTGATGGGAAACCAAACTGATCCCACAGatttaagagagaaaatgagaaagggtAAGTTAATGAATGTAATGGAAAATTAAACTGATTTAAAATGGTTTTTTGCCTCTGGTgtacattttacagattagaagtCTCAATTGCAAAAGATGAGAAatttaagatagaaaaaaataaatgttagatattaGAAATATTGACATGTcctaacatggatggacctagagattatcataccaggcgaagtaagtcagaaggagaaagacaaataccatatgatatcacttatatgtgtaatctaaaatataacacaaatgaacatatctacgaaacaaaaacagactcatagatataaagaacagacttgtggttgccaagggggaggggggacagggagagatggattgggagtttgggattagcagatgcaaactattatatataggatggataaacaacaaggtcctactgtatggcacggtgaactatattcaatatcctgtgataaaccataatggaacagaatatgaaaaattatatatatgtataactgagtcactgctgtacagcagaaattaaacacgacattgtaaatcaactatacttcaataaaatttttttttaaaacttagcatGTCCTTAAAGATGTTTAAATCCTGCAAACTTTTAAACCAGATTCTTTGGTTTAAGAGTCTTTTAAGATTTCCCAAACCGATTTAGCTGCAGCTTTATCTGCCATCTTGGCTAACGCTACATCTATTACAGTTCATCGCCTGATAGTACTTGATGTTGTTCATTGATTTTGtgatttcatcttattttttttttcataaagaacTAACCCTTGAACAGATAAGAAGCAGTACTGTGAGCAATTCAGATCAGTTTCCTCAACTTTTACTGCCAAAAGACGAAGTTTCAAGTAAAACAAGGTGTCTGATAGAAGAGATTTCTAGTACAGAGATTGAAGTGGAGATGAAGAGACCAGCCTATGAATTAAAAATTGTGGCAGATCAGAATGAGAAACCTCTGAAAATTGAATTAAAAGTTGAACTACCTGGTATTAATTCAGTATCTCTCTGTGACCTTAGTGTTTCTGAGGTAAGTTGAATAGATAATACTGTACATTTGTATCAGTCAATATTCACTATATTATGCTTTAGTAACAAACTCCAtaatctcagtggcttacaatAATTTGCTCAGGTTACATATCAGCTCAGCCTGCTTTGCTCCATGAGTGCTGCACATTTTAAGATACAGGGGAAGAAACAATTCCCAATTTAGGTAAGTCATTCTCATGGAAGAGGGAAAAATCGAAATGGCCAAACCATGCAATAGATCCTAAAACTTCCTCTCAGATATGGAATATATTACTTTTACTCACACTGTACTGATCAGAGTAAGTCACAAGGCCAAGTCCTACATCAACAGGGCTGGGAATCACATTCTTCTCACAGGTAGTCACTAGAAGTTACATGGCAAGGACGTATAATCCTCTTGTAAAAGAAGAGTAACAATTCTACAGTCTACCACAGTCCACACTCTTGGTCACAAATATTTGCTTCTTTCCCCAGAACGACACATCCAATCCCAGTATCAGGCTCCAAAGTCCAGGATTTTGCCATCATAATCTGCGTTAGACAAAGTTTGCCTGAACTGCAAAGACAAGTTATTCCCATAACCCCATGCACCATACAATGTGGAATGGGGAGAGGAAAACCACAATTAAGAGTCTCAAttcagaaactggaaaaaaatgtgagGCACACAGTAGTTGCTGATGCACGGCAATTCTGAAATCCTGTTAGGCAGATACTGCGAGGGTCCCTTTCCTGGAGATACAGGATGTTCGTGCTTAGGTCCCTTGACAAGGTTCCTTGATTACCTAGCCTCCTAGTTCCATTGTTTTCCATGACTTTCAGCTCCATTCTTTGGGacgtttttcctttttcataatcTACTTTAGCCACATCTGAAAAGAGCATTGAAGAATATGCTGTCATTAGGTGCTGAGCAGCTTACTCAGCCTGTTTGCTGCCCGTGGAATGTTGGGGTcgaaagattattttaaattagttttagtCCAGACTGGTAGcactttctttctttgattcCAGTCAGTGCTACACCTCTCAATTCTTTTTTAGACATGTTCATTTTTCAATAGCCTCTTTTGACTTAATTGCTGTCACCTGGGCCAAATGTAAGGATTTAATGAGGTCCATCTTAATCCAGTTAGAGGTTTTAGCAAAGGGTATAAAGACTTATGATTTAGTATTTGCCTCTAGGCAGCTTTAATCAGCCTTTGTtgataaagaaataatttctcaACTTTACtggttgaaaataaaaattagttccATTTTTCATTCCTCAAGTCTTAgaatttctgggctctgtatatTCCCTTTCAATTCTGTATTTTCCCTTGCAAACTGAGAAATTCTTTTCTAAGCTCATCTTTTTgtagttccttgttaaatgtgGCCAATAGAACCAACGCGTGCAAATAACATTCTATTTTCCCACTTCTGTACCTAAAGCCACAAATTAACCAGGTACATTATGTCTTCCAAATTATTGTGAAAAGGGCTTTGTCACCATTAAGTTTCCTTGCTGTTTGCTGGTCAGCCCCAAAGTCAATGCCACATAATTTAGGATGGCAACACCCATCTTCTGGTACTTTATCAGTTAACTTTTGATGTACTGAGCAGCAATAACAACCTCAAAATCTCAGGGATTTACAACAGCAACTTTATTGCTTGTAAGTGGGATCCTCTTCTTATGCGAAAGGAGTGAATAACTGGGAAcgataaacaacacaaattttaaccaggaaatatttttctattttcatctttaaaaatttctcttggtTTATTATTCTTAGGATGACTTATTGATCGAGGTTTCTGAGTACAGATTACATCTGAATCTTCCAGAATCTGTGGATACTGAAATGACTACAGCAAAATTTATCAAAGAGAAAGCTACATTAATTGTCACAATGCCATTGGTGTAAGTTAAGAGCAACGTGTATTTGGAGTTTTTGGTTTTCAGTGATAAAGTCATGTGAATTAGAGGGCCTTCATTATGGATGAAGAGGTTTATCTTAAAcactagttttattttctaagagtTCCTTTTGATGGAATGAGATTTTCTCATCAGccgttttcttttgttttgttttgctttaattctttctccttctcaagTTAACTTAGCATCAAGCAGAAACTACTGAAAACAGTACTGCCATGATATACTTATTTCAAAGATATTTGTAATGGTGTTAAGTAACTTAAATATCATTTGGGAAAAGTCTGTTTGCCTCCAAGTATTCAGTAATACGTGAGAATTCTTGCTTTACCAgttgaaaaacaatttttgtcTCTAGTAAATTTTTGCATCAGGAATAAATCCCACACTGTGAAAGAAGTTTTTTATTACCAAGATGTGCCTTAGCAGTGACAGTTTCCTCCAGCTATAAAGATGTAGGGCCAATGTAATAGTATGCAAACCTTTGCTTCTATTAACCTCTGTACTTCTATAAAACAGCTCTGGCAGGAGTCCAAGCCACCCAAGCCTACTTACCTTTTAATATCAGATATGGACTTGTCTGTGGATTAGATACAACGATGCAGTAACAGTAATTGGATGTTATTACACATAAGACACAAAGTACATCCAACTCTAATTTAAGAAAAAGGAGCTGACTTTGGGACCAGTGCCTTtctcctaagaaaataatttttaaaatacagaagtgATGTACTTTTTAAACTCCCATTCCTCTGTCAGTTCATTGTTCAGTACAAAAGTATCAACTTTCCAATTTATATGCTAAGGAACATTCACATCAAACTTTAAACATCTCTTGTCTTTTCTAGATATAAAACAACTTCCTTGTAATTATTAGTTTCTAATTCAACATAAGGTCTTTAAATAAAGTTCTCattaactttaaaactttttaactTTAGAAACTAATGTATGTGTAATAGAAATAATTGAAATGtgacaattaaaaacaaatataattttcttaaacCTGGCCTGGACTTGAATTTTTCTATCAATAGGGTAATTTATTGTCTGAAAGTTTTCTAGAACTATATGATGTCCTAAAATTAACAAACCTATTATATTCTCCTTATCCCTCAAAAAAACTTGGAATGCTTTGACCTTATCTTTGCTTCTACAAAATCACTGTGGAAACTTATTTCCTATAAACTCCCATACCTAACTATATAGAACTGGCTGACTCTACTCTTGCACTCTCGCACTTAGGTGTTACTTATGCCAGCAGCTATGCAATTGGGTACTTATTAATAAAATGAGTACAAGATCTGACATGCttaatgttaaaatgttaaatttatatCCTAGTTATTTTCCAAAATACTTTCACTTATATTCTAACATCTCCACCTCCCCCTCcctacaaaaagcaaaactttgtcCAGGAAGAGCATTAACTAATAATGAACTGTGGAGTAGTTTAAATTTGAATCTTAccaagatttttcttcttcaaaactgAAAACTTTGAGATGGACATGAATTAGCCTTGATTTAGGTACCAGATTTTTCTGTAAACTTGGCGTTAGAGGTCAGTAATCAGCAGTGATTATTTTCCCATGTATTCCAGAGTTCACGCATTACTGGGTGATGAGTATTCCTTACAGCACATTCCTATTATCTCTCGCACTGGTCAACTCCTCTTGTAGACCATGCCTTGGGATATTTTAACTTCACTCACAAACCTCAGGAATGGAGTAAAGTACCTAACAGAGCCAGACCACACTTCCATCTTGCTATGTGCCACCCCCCCAACAAGAGAGCTCCTTGAGCCTAAAGCATTAGATTATATGCTCCTAAACTCAGTCCTTATTTTACCAATTCTGTAAACTCAAAATATA
It encodes:
- the PIH1D2 gene encoding PIH1 domain-containing protein 2 isoform X2 translates to MESSSKGLLTQVTQFWNLLDDLAESNPESYEKFIQQQLKEGKQLCAAPEPQLCLQTRILAAEKDQVKKDQLIRMAMKCIEEKLQFTLSNSYHVTKFRIKGRVHRMKQNLMGNQTDPTDLREKMRKELTLEQIRSSTVSNSDQFPQLLLPKDEVSSKTRCLIEEISSTEIEVEMKRPAYELKIVADQNEKPLKIELKVELPGINSVSLCDLSVSEDDLLIEVSEYRLHLNLPESVDTEMTTAKFIKEKATLIVTMPLV
- the PIH1D2 gene encoding PIH1 domain-containing protein 2 isoform X1 is translated as MESSSKGLLTQVTQFWNLLDDLAESNPESYEKFIQQQLKEGKQLCAAPEPQLCLQTRILKPKEKILFINLCQWKRIPAPQSATHPVPLSVGRPEDMSETSDVYTVIDVAYHPDVLQAAEKDQVKKDQLIRMAMKCIEEKLQFTLSNSYHVTKFRIKGRVHRMKQNLMGNQTDPTDLREKMRKELTLEQIRSSTVSNSDQFPQLLLPKDEVSSKTRCLIEEISSTEIEVEMKRPAYELKIVADQNEKPLKIELKVELPGINSVSLCDLSVSEDDLLIEVSEYRLHLNLPESVDTEMTTAKFIKEKATLIVTMPLV